In the Theobroma cacao cultivar B97-61/B2 chromosome 1, Criollo_cocoa_genome_V2, whole genome shotgun sequence genome, one interval contains:
- the LOC18612185 gene encoding pentatricopeptide repeat-containing protein At3g59040: METSPSASIGYGLHQNISRRSPLPSVKANNSRLTFSTTLVGNPLPPKLYFSTKHAILKVGQSPRLLKADGNNPLVGVISMGMLAPRKFLRKRKKVEHFKDAADEANQKSWRRLMKDIEDTGSASTVLRRQRTNEQSLPRDLVLGTLVRFKQMKKWQYVSEILEWLRAQSWWDFSEMDFIMLITAYGKQGDFNKAERIMSFMNKKGYAPSVVSHTALMEAYGRGGRYNNAEAIFRRMQSSGPEPSALTYQIILKILVEGKKFKEAEEVFETVLDKEKSPLKPDQKMFHMMIYMYKKAGSYEKARKLFALMAERGVKQSTVTYNSLMTFETNYKEVSKIYDQMQRAGLRPDVVSYALLINAYGKARREEEALAVFEEMLDAGIRPTHKSYNILLDAFAISGMVEQARTVFKSMRRDGYTPDICSYTTMLLAYVNASNLEGAENFFKRLKQDGLQPNVVTYGTLMKGYAKVNNLEKMMETYEEMQLNGIIANQTIFTTLMDAYGKNRDFGSAVIWYKEMASSGVPPDRKAKNILLSLAKTADEQKEANQLVGCMEAKVNGFSRFLNEEDYGDIEEAKSCEKLGQL; encoded by the exons ATGGAGACATCTCCTTCTGCTTCGATTGGCTACGGGCTTCACCAAAACATATCCAGACGGTCGCCACTGCCCTCTGTGAAGGCCAACAATTCTCGCCTTACCTTTTCTACAACTCTTGTGGGAAACCCACTTCCCCCAAAGCTTTACTTCTCAACTAAACATGCAATTCTCAAAGTTGGACAATCCCCAAG gttACTGAAAGCAGACGGTAATAATCCTTTAGTTGGGGTAATCTCAATGGGAATGTTGGCtccaagaaaatttttgaggaagaggaagaaagtGGAACATTTCAAAGATGCAGCTGATGAAGCTAATCAGAAGAGCTGGAGGAGACTGATGAAGGATATCGAGGACACAGGTTCTGCTTCTACAGTACTTAGACGCCAACGGACTAATGAACAATCTCTTCCTAGAGACTTGGTTTTAGGCACCTTGGTTAGATTTAAGCAGATGAAAAAATGGCAATATGTTAGTGAG ATTCTTGAGTGGCTTCGAGCACAGAGCTGGTGGGACTTCAGTGAAATGGATTTCATAATGCTTATAACAGCATATGGAAAGCAAGGGGACTTCAACAAGGCTGAGAGAATTAtgagttttatgaataaaaaggGTTATGCACCAAGTGTTGTCTCACATACTGCTCTTATGGAAGCATATGGAAGAGGAGGTCGATACAATAATGCTGAAGCTATCTTTAGAAGGATGCAGTCTTCAGGCCCTGAACCTTCTGCTCTGACATATCAaataatacttaaaatacTAGTTGAG GGAAAGAAATTTAAGGAAGCCGAAGAAGTTTTTGAGACAGTTTTGGATAAGGAAAAATCACCTTTGAAGCCGGACCAAAAAATGTTCCACATGATGATTTATATGTATAAGAAGGCTGGGAGTTACGAGAAGGCGCGTAAACTATTTGCCCTGATGGCTGAACGAGGAGTTAAGCAATCCACAGTCACTTACAATAGTCTTATGACATTTGAAACTAATTACAAGGAAGTTTCAAAGATATATGATCAG ATGCAAAGAGCTGGTCTTCGGCCTGATGTCGTGAGTTATGCCTTGCTCATTAATGCTTATGGAAAAGCTAGGAGGGAAGAGGAAGCTTTGGCTGTTTTCGAGGAGATGCTGGATGCTGGAATCAG GCCTACCCATAAATCTTATAATATTTTGCTTGATGCATTTGCAATTTCGGGAATGGTGGAGCAAGCTCGGACTGTGTTCAAAAGCATGAGAAGAGACGG ATACACCCCTGATATCTGCTCTTATACAACTATGTTATTGGCTTATGTCAATGCTTCCAATTTGGAGGGTGCTGAAAATTTCTTCAAAAGACTGAAACAAGATGGGCTTCAACCAAATGTTGTCACATATGGGACGTTGATGAAAGGATATGCCAAGGTAAATAATCTTGAAAAGATGATGGAGACATACGAAGAAATGCAGTTAAATGGTATCATAGCAAATCAAACCATCTTCACGACTCTCATGGATGCGTATGGGAAGAACAGGGACTTTGGTAGTGCTGTTATTTGGTATAAAGAAATGGCATCTTCTGGTGTTCCACCTGACAGGAAAGCAAAAAACATTCTTTTATCTTTAGCCAAAACTGCAGATGAACAGAAAGAGGCCAACCAACTTGTAGGGTGTATGGAGGCAAAGGTTAATGGATTTTCTAGGTTTCTCAATGAAGAAGATTACGGTGATATAGAAGAGGCCAAATCTTGTGAAAAACTGGGTCAGCTATAG
- the LOC18612188 gene encoding protein DETOXIFICATION 41, with amino-acid sequence MILIFFSHTIQLVKYVGFYWHDFIASNLKYHLLLDSSLNCCGLTMGSAAPEYQPLLLGLDSHARIPDLSSVAIEEFLQHRPVALRWWPRLVAWESRLLWLLSGASIVVSIFNYMLSFVTLMFTGHLGALELAGASIASVGIQGLAYGIMLGMASAVQTVCGQAYGAKQYSAMGIICQRAIILHLGAAVLLTFLYWFSGDVLRAIGQTESIAQQGQVFARGLIPQIYAFAISCPIQRYLQAQNIVNPLAYMSVGVFLVHILLTWVVVYVLGYGLLGAALTLSLSWWFLVIVNGLYIVLSPSCKETWTGLSLRAFTGIWPYFKLTVASAVMLCLEIWYNQGLVLISGLLTNPTISLDSISICMNYLNWDMQFMLGLSAAASVRVSNELGAGHPRVAKFSVFVVNGTSILISIVFSAIVLIFRVGLSKAFTSDSEVIEAVSDLTPLLAISVFLNGIQPILSGVAIGSGWQAIVAYVNLATYYIIGLPIGCVLGFKTSLGVAGIWWGMIIGVLLQTATLIILTARTNWSQEVEKAADRLKTSAREDTEDSVTGVPGV; translated from the exons AtgattctcatcttcttctccCACACCATACAACTAGTTAAATATGTTGGCTTTTACTGGCATGATTTCATAGCGTCAAACCTAAAATACCATCTCTTACTAGATTCTTCACTTAATTGCTGTGGCCTGACAATGGGTTCCGCTGCTCCTGAGTATCAGCCATTGCTACTGGGTCTCGACTCCCATGCTCGGATACCCGATTTGTCATCCGTTGCAATCGAAGAGTTTTTGCAACACAGGCCGGTAGCTCTGCGATGGTGGCCAAGGCTTGTGGCATGGGAGTCCAGGCTTCTTTGGCTTCTATCTGGGGCTTCTATAGTTGTTTCCATATTCAATTACATGCTCAGCTTTGTTACCTTGATGTTCACTGGACATCTGGGTGCTTTAGAGCTTGCTGGTGCTTCTATTGCTAGTGTTGGTATTCAAGGTCTTGCCTATGGGATCATG TTGGGTATGGCCAGTGCAGTGCAAACTGTATGTGGACAGGCCTATGGGGCTAAGCAATACTCAGCAATGGGAATCATTTGCCAAAGAGCAATAATCTTGCACTTGGGAGCGGCGGTCCTTCTAACATTTCTGTATTGGTTCTCTGGTGATGTACTCCGGGCAATAGGCCAAACTGAAAGCATAGCTCAGCAAGGCCAAGTGTTTGCTCGAGGTTTGATCCCTCAAATTTATGCATTTGCCATTAGTTGCCCAATTCAGAGGTACTTGCAAGCACAGAATATTGTGAACCCCTTGGCATATATGTCCGTTGGGGTATTCCTGGTCCACATTCTTCTGACGTGGGTTGTTGTCTATGTCTTGGGGTATGGCCTATTGGGAGCCGCTCTGACTCTCAGCCTCTCTTGGTGGtttcttgttattgtaaatggGCTTTACATTGTTCTGAGCCCGTCTTGCAAGGAAACTTGGACTGGCTTATCCTTGAGAGCCTTCACAGGAATTTGGCCTTATTTCAAGCTCACTGTTGCTTCTGCTGTTATGCTCTG TTTGGAGATATGGTACAACCAAGGGTTGGTGCTTATATCGGGGCTCCTTACTAATCCAACAATCTCACTTGACTCCATTTCAATTTG CATGAATTACTTGAACTGGGACATGCAATTTATGCTCGGCCTCAGCGCAGCTGCCAG TGTTCGAGTCAGTAATGAGCTAGGGGCAGGTCATCCAAGGGTAGcaaaattttcagtttttgtgGTGAATGGCACAAGCATCCTTATCAGCATAGTTTTCAGTGCAATTGTTTTGATATTCCGGGTTGGATTGAGCAAAGCATTTACAAGTGACTCTGAGGTTATAGAGGCAGTTTCAGACTTGACTCCACTGCTTGCCATCTCTGTTTTCCTAAATGGCATTCAGCCAATCCTCTCAG GGGTGGCAATAGGGAGTGGATGGCAAGCAATTGTGGCTTATGTAAACCTGGCCACTTACTACATAATTGGTCTCCCCATCGGATGTGTCCTCGGCTTCAAAACAAGTTTAGGAGTAGCA GGAATCTGGTGGGGGATGATTATTGGAGTTCTTTTACAAACAGCAACTCTCATTATTCTCACTGCCAGAACCAATTGGAGCCAGGAG GTTGAAAAGGCTGCTGACCGCTTGAAGACTTCTGCTAGGGAGGATACGGAAGACTCGGTGACAGGGGTACCAGGAGTATGA
- the LOC18612186 gene encoding protein DETOXIFICATION 41: MSTGEQQPLLVWRNNVYDLPSDAIEEVLEKREAVGVGVGVGWWARLVAWESRLLWVLSGASIIVSVFNYLLSFVTLMVTGHLGALELAGASIASVGIQGLAYGIMLGMASAVQTVCGQAYGAKKYAAMGIICQRAIVLHIGAAVLLTFLYWYSGAVLKAIGQSESIAEQGQVFARGLIPQLYAFALSCPMQRFLQAQNIVNPLAFMSVGVLLLHILLTWLAIDVLEYGIIAAALTLSLSWWFLVIATGLYIVLSPSCKETWTGLSMKAFKGVWPYCKLTAASAVMLCLEIWYNQGLVLISGLLPNPTISLDAISICMNYWNCDINFVLGLSAAASVRVSNELGAGHPRLTKFSVIVVNATSISISVVFTAIILIFRVGLSRAFTSDAEVIKAVSNLTPLLAISVFLNGVQPILSGVAIGSGWQHIVAYVNLTTYYIIGLPIGCILGFKTSLGVAGIWWGMIIGVLLQTSTLIILTARTNWNTEVEKAADRLEKSANEETLQLVTAV, encoded by the exons ATGAGCACAGGGGAGCAGCAACCCCTGCTAGTATGGAGGAATAATGTTTATGATTTGCCTTCGGATGCAATCGAAGAGGTTTTGGAGAAAAGAGAAGCAGTGGGAGTGGGAGTGGGAGTGGGATGGTGGGCGAGGCTGGTTGCATGGGAGTCAAGGCTCCTTTGGGTGCTGTCTGGCGCATCCATAATTGTCTCAGTATTCAATTACTTGTTGAGCTTCGTCACCTTGATGGTCACCGGTCATCTTGGCGCATTGGAGCTGGCGGGAGCCTCCATAGCCAGCGTGGGAATTCAGGGTCTTGCTTATGGGATTAtg TTGGGCATGGCCAGCGCGGTGCAAACTGTGTGCGGCCAAGCTTACGGGGCTAAGAAATACGCAGCCATGGGCATCATTTGCCAAAGAGCAATCGTTTTGCACATAGGAGCCGCAGTCCTCCTCACATTTCTGTACTGGTATTCCGGTGCAGTCCTTAAAGCAATAGGCCAATCTGAAAGCATAGCCGAGCAGGGCCAAGTCTTTGCCCGTGGTTTGATCCCTCAACTTTACGCATTTGCTTTAAGCTGCCCCATGCAGAGGTTCCTGCAAGCTCAGAACATAGTTAATCCCCTTGCATTTATGTCTGTCGGGGTATTGCTCTTGCACATTCTTCTTACATGGCTTGCGATCGATGTATTGGAGTACGGCATTATTGCAGCAGCTCTGACTCTCAGTCTCTCCTGGTGGTTTCTTGTCATTGCCACCGGGCTCTACATTGTTCTAAGTCCTTCTTGCAAAGAGACTTGGACCGGTTTATCCATGAAGGCTTTTAAAGGAGTTTGGCCTTATTGCAAGCTCACCGCTGCTTCTGCTGTTATGCTTTG TTTGGAGATATGGTACAACCAAGGACTGGTGCTCATATCTGGTCTTCTCCCTAACCCTACAATCTCACTAGACGCCATTTCCATTTG CATGAATTACTGGAACTGCGACATCAACTTCGTCTTAGGCCTTAGTGCAGCAGCCAG TGTTCGTGTGAGCAATGAGCTAGGAGCAGGTCATCCAAGGCTCACCAAATTTTCAGTTATAGTGGTGAATGCAACCAGCATTTCCATCAGTGTGGTTTTCACTgcaattattttgatatttcgAGTTGGTTTAAGTCGAGCTTTCACAAGCGATGCTGAGGTCATAAAAGCAGtgtccaatttgactccactGCTTGCCATCTCCGTTTTCTTGAATGGCGTTCAGCCTATACTCTCAG GAGTGGCCATTGGGAGTGGATGGCAACATATTGTGGCTTATGTCAACCTGACCACATACTACATTATTGGTCTTCCAATTGGATGCATTCTTGGCTTCAAAACTAGTTTAGGAGTGGCA GGTATATGGTGGGGGATGATTATTGGGGTTCTTCTACAAACATCAACTCTAATCATTCTCACAGCCAGAACAAACTGGAACACAGAg gttgaAAAAGCTGCCGACCGCTTGGAGAAATCTGCCAATGAGGAGACATTACAATTGGTAACAGCTGTATAA